The following are encoded in a window of Vigna unguiculata cultivar IT97K-499-35 chromosome 8, ASM411807v1, whole genome shotgun sequence genomic DNA:
- the LOC114194912 gene encoding uncharacterized protein LOC114194912, protein MDEPLCWYQDGEALMLGPEFLQQTTGKVKLIQDRMRATQSRQKSYADKRRRPLEFDEGDHVFLRVTPTTGVGRILKSRKLTPRFIGPYQITRRIGPAAYEIALPPHLVNLHNVFHVSQLRKYVASPDHVLEADDVQVREDLTIPAGPVRILDSQVKHLRGKEIKTMKVLWDEGTQEMTWEMEDRMRLSYPHLFSGKTREKLNN, encoded by the coding sequence ATGGATGAACCGctgtgttggtatcaggatggggaagcCCTTATGCTTGGTCCCGAATTTCTGCAGCAAACAACtggaaaagttaaattaatCCAGGATCGAATGAGAGCCACACAGAGTCGGCAGAAGTCCTATGCTGATAAAAGAAGGCGGCCATTGGAGTTTGATGAAGGTGATCATGTGTTTCTACGGGTTACCCCAACCACAGGAGTTGGGAGGATTCTTAAATCGAGGAAGTTGACTCCGAGGTTTATAGGACCCTACCAGATTACGCGGAGAATTGGGCCGGCGGCCTACGAAATTGCCTTGCCACCTCATCTAGTGAACTTGCACAATGTATTTCATGTTTCTCAGTTGAGGAAATACGTTGCAAGTCCAGACCATGTACTAGAGGCTGATGATGTACAAGTGCGGGAAGATTTGACCATACCAGCTGGACCGGTTCGCATCCTTGACTCTCAAGTTAAACATTTGAGGGGTAAGGAGATAAAGACAATGAAGGTGCTCTGGGACGAGGGGACTCAGgagatgacctgggagatggaggatcgcatgagGTTATCCTATCCACATCTATTTTCtggtaagacccgggaaaaattaaataattaa
- the LOC114193767 gene encoding putative RING-H2 finger protein ATL12, whose protein sequence is MISIFMNMPFKNHSPVFIIMVLSFISNVQAQNDDTDTVQDFPEPVHPSKMVVVVALSILFTISFLLLVYIRFRRSIPLELTRRSHDSPDFQAQARSRSRSSGIDRKVIEALPFFMFSSLKGSKQGLECTVCLSQFEDTEILRLLPKCKHAFHMNCIDKWFESHSTCPLCRNNIDPLDIKNFTYSISSRSLRVPSNLTEDTNVEIFVHREPSSHQGSSSSSSRFNIGNRFWNLGWSNKKKLLVDQEVCGTNGTPVHKFYHKIVVSDAVRRSRWSDLNSSDMLSLKSEMIHHASIGRFSPSNEFFCGNSSLSSVFNEDESSITLLNTAEKRSMSDIAHVPRFKEICKQNSMEAGEASSGNNEREERMRRIWLAIAQRTVQWFAGQERNSTDLEIKHLASDV, encoded by the coding sequence ATGATCTCAATTTTCATGAACATGCCTTTCAAGAACCATTCACCAGTGTTCATCATCATGgttctttctttcatttctaATGTTCAAGCACAAAACGATGACACAGATACCGTGCAAGATTTTCCTGAACCTGTTCATCCAAGCAAGATGGTTGTAGTAGTGGCCCTTTCAATATTGTTCACTATATCATTTCTCTTACTTGTCTATATAAGGTTCCGCAGAAGCATCCCTCTTGAGCTTACCAGAAGGAGCCATGATTCACCAGATTTTCAAGCACAAGCACGGTCAAGATCAAGAAGTTCAGGGATTGACAGAAAAGTGATTGAAGCACTTCCATTTTTCATGTTCTCTTCCCTCAAAGGGTCCAAACAAGGGCTAGAGTGCACAGTGTGCTTGTCACAGTTTGAGGACACAGAGATTCTTAGGCTCTTGCCAAAGTGCAAACATGCTTTCCACATGAATTGCATTGACAAGTGGTTTGAAAGCCACTCTACATGCCCTCTTTGCAGGAATAATATTGACCCCTTAGACATCAAGAACTTCACCTACTCAATCAGTTCAAGGTCCCTGAGAGTTCCTTCAAATTTAACAGAGGACACTAACGTTGAAATCTTTGTTCACAGGGAACCTTCTTCCCATCAAggctcatcatcatcatcatcaaggTTTAACATTGGAAACAGGTTTTGGAATTTGGGTTGGAGCAACAAAAAGAAGCTTCTCGTTGACCAAGAGGTTTGTGGCACAAATGGGACACCCGTGCATAAGTTCTATCACAAAATTGTTGTCTCTGATGCTGTTAGAAGAAGCAGGTGGAGTGATCTTAACTCTTCGGACATGTTATCTTTGAAGAGTGAGATGATTCATCACGCTTCAATCGGAAGATTCTCTCCCTCGAATGAGTTTTTTTGTGGAAATTCGAGCCTTTCCTCTGTTTTCAATGAGGATGAAAGTTCAATTACGTTATTGAACACAGCTGAGAAGAGATCAATGTCTGATATTGCTCATGTTCCAAGGTTCAAAGAAATATGCAAGCAGAATAGCATGGAAGCAGGTGAGGCATCAAGTGGGAATAACGAGAGGGAAGAGAGGATGAGGAGGATTTGGTTGGCAATTGCTCAACGAACAGTGCAATGGTTTGCAGGACAAGAAAGAAATTCAACAGATTTAGAGATAAAACATTTAGCATCGGATGTTTGA